The Prosthecobacter algae genome includes a region encoding these proteins:
- a CDS encoding dipeptidase: MSLSRRSLLSQLPLAALASSFHISTRAQASREIWRTGNPTIDKPREIALGLLKPTQAQLERAWELHFSSVVFESYGFAPRFAVDGEAINAAIREGASSDELGDLRESMSMSRGVSNEREREEFFQAFKAAGVTCVFQNAGEEGNDPLRLIKRLAHFTKATDGLKPALSKVTTAEEIVALKKDGHVGLCFTGNGVPLRMEWDSVKDELRFVRIFHELGIRMMHLTYNRRNPIGDGAGEPHDGGLSDFGKATVAEMNKVGVIVDVAHSGWKTAEDAAKVSAKPMVASHTTCAEVYTHFRGKPDSAIRAICETDGLVGMCCISRFLGGKGDINSLMDHLDHVIKTFGAQHAAIGCDISYTSRFEKEERAKILRRPDGSSPLGGAGDRWEHLWPKDDYITTPQAEQSIAWTNWPLFTLGMVMRGHSDEAIRLVLGENMLRVVKANAV; this comes from the coding sequence ATGAGCCTTTCTCGTCGTTCCTTGCTTTCTCAGTTGCCGCTGGCTGCCCTGGCTAGCAGCTTCCACATCTCCACTCGGGCTCAAGCAAGCCGCGAGATCTGGCGCACGGGTAACCCCACGATTGACAAACCCCGCGAGATTGCCTTGGGTCTTTTGAAACCCACCCAGGCACAACTCGAACGAGCCTGGGAGCTGCATTTCAGCTCCGTGGTCTTTGAATCGTATGGCTTTGCACCCCGCTTTGCCGTGGATGGCGAGGCCATCAATGCAGCCATCCGTGAAGGGGCTTCGTCGGATGAACTGGGCGACCTCCGCGAATCCATGTCCATGAGCCGGGGAGTCTCCAATGAACGGGAACGGGAGGAGTTTTTCCAGGCATTCAAAGCGGCGGGCGTGACCTGCGTTTTTCAAAATGCGGGCGAAGAGGGCAATGATCCGCTGCGGCTCATCAAGCGTCTCGCTCATTTCACCAAAGCCACGGATGGCCTGAAGCCTGCGTTATCCAAGGTCACCACCGCCGAGGAGATCGTGGCTCTGAAAAAAGACGGGCACGTGGGGCTGTGCTTCACGGGCAATGGGGTGCCGCTGCGCATGGAGTGGGACAGCGTGAAGGATGAGCTGCGTTTCGTCCGCATTTTCCATGAGCTTGGCATCCGCATGATGCACCTGACGTATAACCGCCGTAATCCCATTGGCGATGGGGCAGGCGAGCCGCATGACGGTGGCCTCAGCGATTTCGGCAAAGCGACTGTGGCTGAGATGAACAAGGTGGGTGTCATTGTGGATGTGGCCCACAGCGGCTGGAAAACGGCGGAAGATGCGGCCAAGGTTTCCGCCAAGCCCATGGTGGCCAGCCACACCACCTGTGCAGAGGTCTACACCCATTTTCGGGGCAAACCCGACAGCGCCATCCGCGCCATTTGTGAAACGGACGGCCTCGTCGGCATGTGCTGCATCTCGCGTTTCCTGGGCGGCAAAGGGGATATCAACTCGCTGATGGATCATCTGGATCATGTCATCAAAACCTTCGGGGCCCAGCACGCTGCCATCGGCTGCGACATCTCCTACACCTCGCGGTTTGAGAAAGAAGAACGAGCCAAAATCCTGCGCCGCCCCGATGGCTCATCACCCCTGGGTGGCGCTGGCGACCGCTGGGAGCACCTGTGGCCGAAGGATGATTACATCACCACCCCTCAGGCTGAACAAAGCATCGCCTGGACCAATTGGCCGCTCTTCACCCTCGGCATGGTCATGCGCGGCCACAGCGATGAAGCCATCCGCCTGGTGCTGGGAGAAAACATGCTGCGTGTGGTCAAGGCCAACGCGGTGTGA
- a CDS encoding addiction module protein — translation MTATFNTVLEQALQLPVEERSRIASRLIESVDEVDDVETSPAWRAEIESRMDSIRQGTAKLIPDDEVMIGLRRKLAEQRAAKSA, via the coding sequence ATGACTGCGACTTTTAACACCGTTCTTGAACAGGCTCTTCAGTTGCCTGTGGAAGAGCGTTCCCGCATCGCCTCCCGTTTGATTGAAAGCGTGGATGAAGTCGATGATGTGGAGACGAGTCCCGCGTGGCGGGCCGAGATTGAAAGCCGGATGGATTCCATTCGTCAAGGAACCGCCAAACTCATCCCTGACGACGAAGTCATGATCGGGCTTCGGCGCAAACTGGCCGAACAGCGAGCTGCCAAGTCCGCATGA
- a CDS encoding MBL fold metallo-hydrolase, with the protein MSDFTLTFLGTGTSVGIPMIGCDCETCHSTDPRDNRLRSSIWLRTPEMSWIVDTPPDLRTQCLRAGIRHLDAAIFTHPHMDHLTGFDELRRFTIPADQFMPIYAMPSCLAVLERMFEYAFNGENRYRGYLKPFPKPIHGPFHLGDTLVTPLPVLHGKVETVGYLFTRQERKLCAYIPDAKIIQPEALEAMEGVDTLIVDALRYTEHPTHMSVAEALAVQAQIHPRRTFLTHLQCEVMHSRAEPLLPEGVKLAYDGLELNWDL; encoded by the coding sequence ATGTCTGACTTCACGCTCACCTTCCTCGGCACCGGCACCTCCGTCGGCATTCCGATGATCGGCTGTGACTGCGAGACCTGCCACAGCACGGACCCCCGGGACAACCGGCTGCGCTCCAGCATCTGGCTGAGAACACCGGAGATGAGCTGGATCGTGGACACGCCGCCAGATCTGCGCACCCAGTGCCTGCGCGCCGGCATCCGCCACCTGGATGCGGCCATCTTCACCCACCCGCACATGGATCACCTCACGGGGTTTGACGAACTGCGTCGCTTCACCATCCCGGCAGATCAGTTCATGCCCATCTATGCCATGCCTTCGTGCCTGGCCGTGCTGGAGCGCATGTTTGAGTATGCCTTCAATGGGGAGAATCGGTATCGAGGTTACCTGAAGCCTTTCCCGAAACCCATCCATGGCCCCTTTCACCTCGGCGACACACTGGTGACTCCCCTGCCCGTGCTGCATGGCAAGGTAGAAACCGTGGGCTACCTTTTCACCCGGCAGGAGCGCAAACTCTGCGCCTACATTCCCGATGCCAAGATCATCCAACCCGAGGCGCTCGAGGCCATGGAGGGAGTGGACACCCTCATCGTGGATGCCCTGCGCTACACCGAGCACCCCACCCACATGAGCGTGGCGGAGGCCCTGGCAGTGCAGGCGCAGATCCACCCCCGGCGCACCTTCCTCACCCACCTGCAATGCGAGGTCATGCACTCCCGGGCCGAGCCGCTGCTGCCCGAGGGAGTCAAACTTGCGTACGACGGGCTGGAACTGAACTGGGACCTCTGA
- a CDS encoding HD domain-containing protein: MDDAADLDLLTLTQLKQIAGPSAQPYRVHVQVDNRIEKQTSGGAPFLEVKLADAGDSMVWRVFDNNPLFQDARQLQRGTFIELAAQWVDTGKYGIEPRQPQMRLLDDEEKQVILSGDADLAERQRADYADIVALVEAMRDPRLKTLCSLFLEKHGERFRRTAAARENHHARRGGLVEHVAQMMRTAVVIAGVYPTLNHDLLVAGVLFHDCGKLWENTYPETGFSQPYQLHGEMLGHISLGLELVNKLWRDMMDRPEAPAWTMLEPAGDLVRMHLLHLIASHHGQYEFGSPVLPKTPEAIILHHVDNIDAKMEMLRRGYQNGKELAPGIIERFRPWPVNVLSPLARVSGLPEPVAEETELT; encoded by the coding sequence ATGGACGATGCCGCTGATCTTGACCTTTTGACCCTCACGCAACTGAAGCAGATCGCGGGTCCTTCGGCGCAGCCTTATCGGGTGCATGTACAGGTGGATAACCGCATCGAAAAGCAGACCTCTGGCGGAGCGCCGTTCCTGGAGGTGAAGCTGGCGGACGCGGGGGATTCCATGGTCTGGCGAGTGTTTGATAACAACCCACTGTTTCAAGACGCACGGCAGCTCCAGCGCGGCACATTCATCGAGCTAGCGGCGCAGTGGGTGGACACGGGTAAGTATGGCATTGAGCCACGTCAGCCGCAGATGCGGCTGCTGGATGATGAGGAAAAGCAGGTCATTCTCAGCGGTGATGCCGATCTGGCGGAGCGGCAGCGGGCGGACTATGCGGACATCGTAGCGCTGGTGGAGGCGATGCGGGATCCTCGGCTGAAGACACTCTGCAGTCTGTTTTTGGAGAAGCATGGCGAACGCTTTCGCCGCACCGCTGCGGCGCGGGAAAATCATCATGCCCGCCGGGGTGGGCTGGTGGAACACGTGGCGCAAATGATGCGCACGGCCGTGGTGATTGCCGGAGTGTATCCCACCCTCAATCACGATCTCCTGGTGGCCGGGGTGTTGTTTCATGATTGTGGCAAGTTGTGGGAAAACACCTATCCGGAAACAGGCTTCAGCCAGCCCTATCAATTGCATGGAGAAATGTTGGGGCATATTTCGTTAGGCCTGGAACTGGTGAACAAACTCTGGCGCGACATGATGGACCGACCCGAGGCCCCTGCCTGGACGATGCTGGAGCCTGCGGGAGATCTGGTGCGCATGCATCTGCTGCACCTCATTGCCTCTCACCACGGCCAGTATGAATTTGGCTCACCTGTGCTGCCAAAGACTCCAGAGGCCATCATCCTGCATCATGTGGATAACATTGATGCGAAGATGGAGATGCTGCGCCGAGGGTACCAAAACGGCAAGGAACTGGCCCCCGGCATCATCGAACGCTTCCGGCCTTGGCCCGTGAATGTGCTGTCACCCTTGGCCCGAGTGAGTGGCCTGCCCGAACCCGTAGCAGAGGAAACGGAACTTACGTAA
- a CDS encoding DUF5077 domain-containing protein, with amino-acid sequence MIRTPLSVFVLPLALSLSSCGPKPESQVTQEKAPAPQAEASKAEDKPAPAVAETAPKPATAPAVEPEIPSPPVFKTAVDIGDFGSAEPAERKDMPTRGIVVMGPESWEHSNGAHWETYTGTKFKAKRWGRYKVRLTYSLNRATLGMQFRMANLVVKKSLANAPTPRKTYLGEIYVAQPGDLPFALLTPPTDNGGFVLHELALIPTCEGETPKQAEDGSITLSAKDAITWSENMRYEPKPEKNCLGYWTSEDDLAEWEFEVRKPGRYKVTVSHGCGGGNHGSEVELQHADQTLKFTTQDTGGFQNWKELPLGEIEIKATGKQRLRIDPVNKVKSAVLDVQKVVLTPVG; translated from the coding sequence ATGATTCGCACGCCTCTTTCCGTCTTTGTTTTGCCTCTGGCTCTCAGCCTGAGTTCCTGTGGCCCCAAGCCTGAATCCCAGGTCACTCAGGAAAAGGCCCCAGCCCCGCAGGCAGAGGCATCCAAAGCTGAGGACAAACCAGCCCCAGCCGTGGCTGAGACCGCACCTAAGCCAGCGACTGCACCGGCGGTGGAACCAGAAATCCCCTCCCCTCCCGTTTTCAAAACCGCCGTGGACATCGGCGATTTCGGCAGTGCCGAACCTGCCGAGCGTAAGGACATGCCCACCCGCGGCATCGTCGTGATGGGTCCAGAATCTTGGGAGCACAGCAATGGTGCACACTGGGAGACCTACACGGGCACCAAGTTCAAGGCAAAGCGCTGGGGCCGCTACAAGGTGCGTCTCACTTATTCGCTGAACCGTGCCACTCTGGGCATGCAATTCCGCATGGCAAATCTGGTGGTGAAAAAATCACTCGCCAATGCGCCCACCCCCCGCAAAACCTACCTGGGTGAGATTTATGTCGCCCAGCCAGGGGACCTCCCCTTCGCCCTGCTGACGCCGCCGACGGACAACGGCGGCTTCGTCCTGCACGAGCTGGCCCTCATCCCCACCTGCGAAGGCGAGACCCCGAAACAGGCCGAAGACGGCAGCATCACCCTCAGCGCCAAGGACGCCATCACCTGGTCCGAAAACATGCGCTATGAGCCGAAACCTGAGAAGAACTGCCTGGGCTACTGGACCTCGGAAGACGACCTGGCCGAGTGGGAATTCGAGGTCCGCAAACCGGGCCGTTACAAAGTAACCGTGAGCCACGGCTGCGGCGGTGGCAACCACGGCAGCGAGGTGGAACTCCAGCACGCGGACCAGACGCTGAAATTCACCACGCAGGACACTGGCGGCTTCCAGAACTGGAAAGAGCTGCCGCTGGGCGAAATCGAGATCAAGGCCACAGGCAAACAGCGCCTGCGGATCGATCCCGTGAACAAGGTGAAATCCGCCGTGCTGGACGTGCAGAAAGTGGTGCTGACCCCGGTGGGTTAA
- a CDS encoding tRNA threonylcarbamoyladenosine dehydratase codes for MTESYLQRFGGIGRLYGVQALPRLHGARVAVIGVGGVGSWVVEALARSGVGSLTLMDMDDVCITNTNRQLPALAHTVGHPKVAVLARRVAEISPECQVQALPEFFLESSADRLLAPGFDVIVDAVDSTQIKALIIAKAQALGIPVVVSGSAGGRRDPTQVKLADLGEAGADPLLQQLRRRLREVHGFAKSPGGKPMLWGVPCVYSSEKAVYPQADGSCSTEREQGTEAGLRLDCAAGFGAATFVTGTFGFAIAAEVLRILLAEKAEA; via the coding sequence ATGACAGAAAGTTATCTCCAGCGTTTCGGCGGCATTGGCCGTCTGTACGGCGTGCAGGCCCTGCCGCGGCTGCATGGCGCGCGGGTGGCGGTGATCGGTGTGGGCGGGGTCGGCTCCTGGGTAGTGGAGGCCCTGGCCCGCAGCGGTGTGGGCTCTCTGACCTTGATGGACATGGACGACGTCTGCATCACTAACACCAATCGCCAGCTTCCCGCCCTGGCCCACACCGTGGGGCACCCGAAGGTGGCGGTGCTGGCCCGGCGCGTGGCGGAAATCTCCCCGGAATGTCAGGTGCAGGCACTGCCGGAGTTTTTCCTGGAGAGCAGTGCAGACCGCCTGCTGGCCCCGGGTTTCGACGTCATCGTGGACGCGGTGGACAGTACCCAGATCAAGGCCCTCATCATCGCCAAAGCGCAGGCGCTGGGCATTCCCGTGGTCGTTTCTGGCAGTGCCGGAGGTCGGCGCGATCCCACCCAGGTGAAGCTGGCAGATCTGGGCGAGGCCGGGGCCGATCCCCTGCTGCAGCAATTGCGCCGCCGCCTGCGCGAGGTTCATGGCTTTGCCAAAAGCCCTGGGGGCAAGCCGATGCTCTGGGGGGTGCCCTGCGTGTACTCCTCGGAAAAGGCCGTCTATCCTCAGGCCGATGGCTCCTGCTCGACTGAGCGGGAGCAGGGGACGGAGGCCGGCTTGCGGCTGGACTGCGCCGCTGGTTTTGGCGCCGCCACCTTTGTCACCGGCACCTTTGGTTTTGCCATCGCGGCCGAGGTGCTGCGCATCTTGCTGGCGGAGAAAGCGGAGGCTTAA